The nucleotide window CCGTATCCGGCTCTTGATAATCACGGCTCGTCAAGGCAGGAGAGTAGCATCGCGGAGATTTGATGCAGATGACGAGATTGCTGGATGCGCAGGGCCTGGAGATTTCGCATGAGGGACATCGCACCCGCCTGAAATGGCACCGGCTGCGCAAGCGGTTTGCCGATCCGCTGTTCTCCGCCGAAGTGATGGCGGAGGGTTTTGCAGCCGGCGCCTCGATGGAACTCGATCTGCGGGTGCGTGCCGATGGCGGCTTCGTCGTCCTGCATGATGAAGAGCTCGACGGTGAAACCACAGGACATGGGCCGATCGCCAAAAAGACCATCGGCGATCTCGGCGATATCAGGATGAAAGAGGGCGACCGGCCGCTGATCCTCAGCGAGGATCTCGCCGCCATGATGCAATCGACGCATCCGGCCGCATTGCTGCAGTTCGACATGAAGGATGAATATGAGGCGACCGGCACCAGGGGCATCGAGCACCTTGCGACGCATTTCCGCGATATCGCCGCCTCGGTGATCGTCAGCGCCGGCAGTCTCGACCTCATCGTGGCGGTCAAGGAGAAGCTTCCGCATCTCCTGCGCGGCATTGATCCCACAGACAAGCTCTACAATATCTGGCAGGCCAGCGGCTGGAAGGCGGTGGAGATGGAATTGCGGGCCGACCTGCGCGGCCCGACCGAACCGGACACGATCTATCTCCACTGGCGGCTGATCCTTGATGCCGCCAGGGAAGGTCTCGATATGATCGCGCTCTGCCAGGACGAGGGCAAACGCGTCGATGCCTGGACCTTTACCCTGAAGCATCCCGAGGTCGGTTTCAGCGACGAGGAATGGCGGAACTTTCAGGCGCTGATGGCCCTGAAGCCGGATCAGATCACCACCGACGAGGCGCCGGCGACCGAACGCGCCTGGAAGCTCCGCATGGCGGAGTGACATAGGTGCCCTGACTGCCGAAAGGTGCGAGCGGTTTTAGCTCTTGGTATTTAGGCATGTCGCTATCCCGGAACCGCGGCACACTGCCGGCGACATGCATTATTTCAGGGCTTGCCGCATGTTTTGCACAATTTGCACCATTTTAAACTTCTGATGTTATCCATCTCCAACAGACAAATGTTGGTGTGCGATATGCAAGTTATTGATACTTTAGCATTTACTCAACAGGCAGATTCCAGCTTACAGAAAGCGTGGCATTTTGGGTGTACGGGCCGTTCGCTCGAGGCACTCACGCTAGCCGGCGAAATTCTTGCCGATGCCAGGGCGCGGGGCGACGACCGGCTCGCCGCTCGATGCGATACGGACATTGCCTGGTACTGTTTTCAAACCGGCAAGGCCGAACTGGGGCTGACGCATGTCCGCCGGGCGGTGGACTTCTGGAAATCAACCGGCGAGCCGGCCGAGGAAGCCTATGCTCGGGCCTATTTCGGATGGTTGCTGCTGGAAATGGGCCTGCCCGAGGAAGCGATCGAAGAGGCCACGCGGGCGCTGGACCTGGCCGACAGGATCGCAGACCCGAAGGCGCAAAGCCTCGCCACCAACGTCATTGGAATTATCTTCTGGTACAACAAGCAGCCCGACCGGGCCATCCTGATGAGCGAGCGGTCCGTCGAGCTCGCCAGATCGATCGGTGACAAGACCTATGAATGCTGGTGGCTCGTCAATCTTGGCGGCGCCCATTCGGAAGGCGGATATATTGCACAAGCGCTCGGCCAGCCGGAAGAGGGGCGCCGGATGCTGACGAGAGCGCTTGAGCTGACCGATCAGGCGCTCGATCTCGCCATTGAACTCGGCGACAGCTGGGCTGCGCGCATCTGCCTCGGCAACAACGCCGATTATTACAGCCACCTGGGCGAACACGACAAAGCGGTCCGGTGCATGGAGCGCTATCAGCTGTTTCAGGAAAACAGCTATGTCAGAGACCGGCAGCAATTTCTCTACACGCTCGGCCAGATCTACAATAATCACGGAAAATTCGAGGAAGCCCGATCGGTGCTCATCGAAGCGATGGAGTCGATCGGCGAGGGCGGCAGTTTCGATTCCTATATCCAGATCTATTTTTATCTGTCGCAGGCCCATGAAGGGCTGGGGCAGTTCGACCTGGCGCTGGAGGCTCACAAGAAATACCACCAGGCCTATCTGCAGAACAGTGCCGAGAGAACCCAACAGCGCGCACGTCTGGCCGAAATCTATTATGAAACCAAGCGGTTGAAGGAAGTTGCCGAAACCGAGGCGAAACGCGCCGATACGCTGGAGGCTTCCTATCAGAAACTGCAGGAAGAAACCGATATTCTTGCCAATGCCGTCTATCTGGATGCATTGACCGGACTTTATAACCGCAAATATCTCGACAGCCGCTTCAAGGAGCTGACGTCAGAGAAACGTCCCTATTCCATCGCGATGCTGGATGTCGATCACTTCAAGTCGGTCAATGACAATTTCTCTCACATGATCGGCGACCAGGTTCTAAGCGCCATCGGAACCATATTGCGCAAACAGCTCAGGATTACCGATCAGGCCATCCGCTTCGGCGGCGAGGAGTTCGTCGTCCTGCTGGCTGGCACTCCCCGAGGCGCCGCCGATGTCTGCGAGAGGTTGCGCACGGCCGTTGAACAATGGAACTGGTCGGAGATCTGCAACGGACTGCGCGTCACGATCAGCATCGGTGTGGCCGGCACGCTGTCGGCCAATTCTCCGACCGAGATTTTAGCGAGCGCCGACCAGAATCTCTACACGGCGAAAAAGACCGGCCGCAATCGCGTTGTTGCCTAACCGCTGCACGCTTTGGCGCGACATGCTCTTATAGCCCCTCGATGTCGAGGATGAAGGCGAATTCGCCTGTAAGTCCCGGTGAGTGGGCGATGACCGGTCCGCCATCGGCAAGCAGCCTGTCGACACCAGGCATCGCCACAATGGCGCCGGCCTCTTCGGCGATCAGTGCACCGGCAAGCATATCCCAGGCATTGAGATGGCGCTCGTAATAGAGATCGGCAGCACCCTCGGCGACGCGAACGAGGTCGATTGCCGCCGCGCCCGTGCGGCGATAGTCCATGCCGCGTTCGTGGAGCCGCTTGGAGAGCGCCAGATGGTCGTCGAAACTGGTCTTGCGGGAGTGGCCGAGAATGACGAGCGCATTGGCCGGATCGGCGGTCGCCGCCGCGTGCACTGGAATTCCGTCCTTGAAGGCGCCGCCGCCGCGAACGGCGTGAAAGATCTTGTCCTCGGTGGCATCGTAGACGACGCCGATTTCGACCTTGCCGCCGGCGACGAAGGCGATCGAGACGGCCCAATGCCGGAAGCCCCGGATATAGTTGGTCGTGCCGTCGATCGGATCGACGACCCAGGTGCCGCCCTCGCCCGATCGCCCGCCACTTTCTTCGCCCATGAAAGTATCGCCCGGAAAATGTGAGAGCAGCCCGTCGCGGATCGCCTGTTCGGTCTTCCTGTCGGCGATGGTGACGAAATCCTGCAAACCCTTGTTCTCGACGGCCAGCG belongs to Rhizobium acidisoli and includes:
- a CDS encoding glycerophosphodiester phosphodiesterase; this translates as MQMTRLLDAQGLEISHEGHRTRLKWHRLRKRFADPLFSAEVMAEGFAAGASMELDLRVRADGGFVVLHDEELDGETTGHGPIAKKTIGDLGDIRMKEGDRPLILSEDLAAMMQSTHPAALLQFDMKDEYEATGTRGIEHLATHFRDIAASVIVSAGSLDLIVAVKEKLPHLLRGIDPTDKLYNIWQASGWKAVEMELRADLRGPTEPDTIYLHWRLILDAAREGLDMIALCQDEGKRVDAWTFTLKHPEVGFSDEEWRNFQALMALKPDQITTDEAPATERAWKLRMAE
- a CDS encoding GGDEF domain-containing protein, whose protein sequence is MLVCDMQVIDTLAFTQQADSSLQKAWHFGCTGRSLEALTLAGEILADARARGDDRLAARCDTDIAWYCFQTGKAELGLTHVRRAVDFWKSTGEPAEEAYARAYFGWLLLEMGLPEEAIEEATRALDLADRIADPKAQSLATNVIGIIFWYNKQPDRAILMSERSVELARSIGDKTYECWWLVNLGGAHSEGGYIAQALGQPEEGRRMLTRALELTDQALDLAIELGDSWAARICLGNNADYYSHLGEHDKAVRCMERYQLFQENSYVRDRQQFLYTLGQIYNNHGKFEEARSVLIEAMESIGEGGSFDSYIQIYFYLSQAHEGLGQFDLALEAHKKYHQAYLQNSAERTQQRARLAEIYYETKRLKEVAETEAKRADTLEASYQKLQEETDILANAVYLDALTGLYNRKYLDSRFKELTSEKRPYSIAMLDVDHFKSVNDNFSHMIGDQVLSAIGTILRKQLRITDQAIRFGGEEFVVLLAGTPRGAADVCERLRTAVEQWNWSEICNGLRVTISIGVAGTLSANSPTEILASADQNLYTAKKTGRNRVVA
- a CDS encoding inositol monophosphatase family protein, with amino-acid sequence MKSAFDAAAIRARAEVAISVALEAGREAARFRRDSNPGTLAVENKGLQDFVTIADRKTEQAIRDGLLSHFPGDTFMGEESGGRSGEGGTWVVDPIDGTTNYIRGFRHWAVSIAFVAGGKVEIGVVYDATEDKIFHAVRGGGAFKDGIPVHAAATADPANALVILGHSRKTSFDDHLALSKRLHERGMDYRRTGAAAIDLVRVAEGAADLYYERHLNAWDMLAGALIAEEAGAIVAMPGVDRLLADGGPVIAHSPGLTGEFAFILDIEGL